One window from the genome of Chiloscyllium plagiosum isolate BGI_BamShark_2017 chromosome 31, ASM401019v2, whole genome shotgun sequence encodes:
- the LOC122565320 gene encoding uncharacterized protein LOC122565320: MLQQCDISNKRYRALWSVDLIKSHEALLNAARRDAVILLKSIGNASKQWISRPSNILLLYYRWKWADALNDIVNLYRRWNGTESAEATNSITTLRHNWSGKVYELHRKGVTDIELNSIEQQHVKFISEFIYLQKKNLRHAAVTTEELIHMHNKESQTVGSCISESSAESLFCVFPESLVCLEMFCKDVLELSEELYKNSVHVLESNGTVLPDPDQEWWKINLPDWMQYINQVLPALEDTIISIQNITHQFLEYFKTTSIACSLKSHPDMGYYISDYSFKEAYMKKVWHL; the protein is encoded by the exons ATGTTGCAGCAGTGTGATATTTCCAACAAGCGATACCGGGCGCTCTGGTCAGTGGATTTAATCAAAAGTCACGAAGCCTTGCTCAACGCAGCCCGGAGAGATGCTGTCATCTTGCTCAAATCAATTGGAAATGCATCCAAACAGTGGATCAGCAGACCTTCCAATATCCTGCTCCTCTACTACCGCTGGAAGTGGGCTGATGCTCTTAATGACATTGTCAATTTGTACCGAAG ATGGAATGGTACAGAATCTGCAGAAGCAACTAATAGCATCACCACTCTTCGTCACAACTGGAGCGGAAAAGTATATGAGCTCCATCGAAAAGGTGTTACTGATATTGAACTGAATTCTATTGAGCAGCAACATGTGAAATTTATCTCAGAATTTAtatatttacagaaaaaaaatttacGCCATGCAGCGGTCACCACTGAG GAATTGATACACATGCATAACAAAGAAAGCCAAACCGTTGGGAGCTGTATTTCTGAATCCAGTGctg AGTCCTTATTCTGCGTGTTTCCAGAATCACTGGTCTGTTTGGAAATGTTCTGCAAAGATGTTTTGGAGCTCTCAGAGGAATTATACAAGAACTCTGTCCATGTCCTGGAATCAAATGGAACAGTTCTGCCTGATCCTGATCAGGAATGGTGGAAAATAAATCTTCCAGATTGGATGCAGTACATCAATCAGGTCTTGCCTGCATTAGAGGACACAATTATTAGTATTCAGAACATAACACATCAGTTTctggaatattttaaaacaacttcTATTGCTTGTAGCCTGAAGAGTCATCCTGACATGGGGTACTACATCAGTGACTACAGTTTTAAAGAGGCATATATGAAGAAAGTGTGGCACTTGTAA